In Arthrobacter burdickii, one DNA window encodes the following:
- a CDS encoding alpha/beta hydrolase, whose product MTSRRTELSAPGAPAAGTGPDAGFAEYLASPDGPRVLNADAVRSPGPDVPVRTVSAEGRHGPVRIRIYGEPASAGSAALVWLHGGGFVSGGLDMLESDYLARVLADTGTPVLSVDYRLARNGVCFPVPHEDALTGWFWARKNAESLGLDPDLLCLGGAGAGGNLAVGAALYLIDAGKPVPAKLLLAYPFLYAELPPPARGLDEEVMAGLPRHLRFTPEDCVRQAENYVGGPVSMASSYAMPGYADPAGLPPTALLACEYDDARGSSELFASTLQQAGVPLTYFLAEGAFHGHLNHTAGLPEGQAALDFLVRELGAVRGQ is encoded by the coding sequence GTGACGTCCCGCCGGACGGAACTCTCCGCTCCCGGAGCTCCCGCAGCAGGCACCGGCCCGGATGCCGGCTTCGCCGAGTACCTGGCCTCCCCGGACGGGCCACGCGTCCTGAACGCGGACGCCGTCCGGTCCCCCGGTCCGGACGTTCCCGTCCGCACGGTCTCCGCCGAGGGCCGGCACGGCCCGGTAAGGATCCGGATCTACGGCGAACCGGCGTCGGCGGGCAGTGCCGCGCTGGTGTGGCTGCACGGCGGGGGGTTCGTCAGTGGCGGCCTGGACATGCTGGAATCGGACTACCTTGCCCGTGTGCTGGCCGACACCGGGACGCCGGTACTCTCCGTCGACTACCGGCTGGCCCGGAACGGTGTGTGCTTCCCGGTGCCCCACGAGGACGCCCTGACCGGCTGGTTCTGGGCCCGGAAGAACGCGGAGTCCCTGGGGCTGGACCCGGACCTGTTGTGCCTGGGCGGGGCGGGCGCCGGCGGCAACCTCGCGGTGGGCGCGGCGCTCTACTTGATCGATGCCGGGAAGCCGGTGCCGGCGAAGCTCCTGCTGGCCTATCCCTTCCTGTACGCCGAACTGCCGCCACCGGCGCGGGGCCTCGACGAGGAAGTGATGGCGGGACTGCCCCGACATCTGCGGTTCACGCCGGAGGACTGTGTCCGGCAGGCGGAGAACTACGTGGGCGGGCCGGTGAGCATGGCGTCGTCGTACGCGATGCCCGGCTACGCCGACCCGGCAGGGCTTCCGCCCACCGCGCTGCTCGCATGTGAGTACGACGACGCGCGCGGCTCGTCCGAGCTGTTCGCCTCGACCCTTCAACAAGCCGGAGTGCCGCTGACGTACTTCCTCGCGGAAGGGGCGTTCCACGGGCACCTCAACCACACCGCCGGGCTGCCCGAAGGGCAGGCGGCCCTGGATTTCCTGGTGCGGGAACTGGGTGCGGTGCGCGGGCAGTGA